CGCCCGGCGGCAGCTTTTCGCGCGGCACGGCGCGTTTCTCTATTTCACGTCGGATCGTCTCGACAGCGCCATACGTCCGCAGAAACCGATTGGTCAAAATTTTATCTTCACGAATGAGGCCGAGTAGAATGTGTTCGGTTTCAATGGTGGGGGAGCCCAGTTGATTCGCTTCGTAGCGGGCAAAGAAGATGACCCGCCGAGCCTTTTCTGTGTATCGTTCAAACATACCCTGCCACCTTTTCTTTATACACGTGAGCGCTCCTCATATAGTTGACCATCTTCCAACCGCAATACCCGATCACAGTGCGCCGCCAAGCGTTCGTTATGCGTGGCAATGAGTGATGTGAGCGAATTGAGGTGATGAAGCTGCTGCACCAGCGCAAACACTTTCTCGCCAGTGCGACCATCCAGATTGCCGGTCGGCTCATCGGCCAATAACAGTTGCGGGTTCGTCACCAACGCGCGAGCCAATGCCACGCGCTGCTGTTCACCGCCGGAGAGCTCGGCCGGGCGATGTTTCAGTCGGTTCTCCAAGCCCACTCTGGACAATGCGGCACGGGCGCGCTCACCCGCTTCCGGTTTCCTCACTCCTCGTATCAACAACGGCATCATCACATTCTCCAGAGCGGTGAATTCCGGCAGTAAGTGGTGGAATTGAAACATGAAACCCACCACCTGACTCCGAAACCGCGCTAAGTCTACCGTACCTAACTTTGAGATGTCAAACCCATCAAACAGCACGCGGCCTGCCGTCGGACGATCTAATCCGCCAAGCAGATGAAGCAAGGTTGATTTGCCGGCACCCGAAGCGCCAACAATGGCAACCATCTCGCCACGTCGCACAGACAGATTCAGATCATTGAGCACGCTGATGACTGTCCGCCCCATCAGATATTGCTTGCATAACGACTCGGCTTGCAAAAGCGCACCGGCGGCCGGCTGCGGTCGCTCGAGTGCACCAGACGACCGCCGGGAATCGAGCGTCGGGGACGGCGGCTGACTGATGACTGACACGCGACCACCAGCCTCACTCATAGCGCAATCCCTCCGCTGGATTGAGCCGAGCTGCTTGACGAGCTGGATGAATCGTGGCCACAAAACTGATGAACAATGAGAGCAAACCAACAGCCACCGCATCCCTGACGCGCACATGAAACGGAGCGTAAGAGATCGAGAAGATCGTTTCCGGCAACCGGATGAGCTGATACTGATCCGCCACCAGACAGGTCGCGATGCCCACGATCAATCCTAAGCACGTGCCAATCGCTCCCACCATCAACCCCTGCCACATGAAGATGCGCATAATCGAATTTGGCGTCGCTCCCATCGCCATTAAAATAGAGATGTCGCGCGTCTTCTCGACGACCATCATGGTCAACGTGGTAATGATGTTCAGCGCCGCGATGAAGATCATCAATGTCAGCACAATCACCACGACCAACCGCTGAATTTGCAGCGCGGCAAAGACCGGCTTGTTCAGTTCCTGCCAATCAGTCGTCGTGTAGCCCGAACCAACGACGCTTAACACCTGCTGAGCAATTTGCTTGACGTTGTAAATATCGGCCACCTTCATCTGAATCAACGTGGCTTCATCGCCGAGTCCGACCAATTGTTGAGCCGCCGACAATGACGTGTATGCCCAGGTCGAATCGTACTCATAGAGTCCTGAATGGAACACCCCGCCAACCCGAAACTGGCGCTGACGTGGCGTGACGCCAAACGGCGTCAGTCGCCCTTGTGGCGAGATCACCGTCACATAATCACCCAGCTTGACGTTCAGTTCCTTGGCCAAGACTTTCCCTAAAATAATTCCCTCTTGGCCCGGCTCGGTTACGGCCAAGCTCTGAACGTCACCGCTGATAATCGTGTTATACACCTCGTTGGCTTCACGCGACGCCTGCAGGTCAACCCCTTTGACAATCGCGCCCGATTGATAAGCGCCAGCAACAATCACATTAAAGTAGGTCGTGGCGGCTGCCGCCGTCACGCCCGGCACTCGCCGGAGCTGCTCAACCAGCTCTTGATAATCGCTGATCGGTTCGCCATCGCTTCGCAGTAAATTCAGATGAGCCGTGCCACTGAGCAATTTCGTTTGGATGTCTTCGTTAAAGCCAGTCACCAATGCCAGTGCAATCACCAAGACAGCAACGCCAGCGCCAATCCCCAGCACGGCGATGGTCGTGATCACCGCAATCACAGCTTGTTTCCGTTTAGCGCGAAGATAGCGGGAGGCAACGAACGTTTCAAACGCGCCACGCAATGGGCTTTGGCCCACATTGAGTTGGTCAGCGTGCATCATTGCTTCAGCTTCCCCTGTTCATGAATCAAATCCATGCGCCACGATGGCGCACAATCATACACTGCTACACGGGTGGACTCAACCGTTGCTGAGAACATGCCTTACGGCGTTGATGATGACCTCAACGCACAACACATTCCACTGGATTGTTGACGGACGCTCGATCATTTGCTATAAACTGGACGTGATTTTAGTGCGGGAGTGTCAATCCACTCACTAATTGGCGTGAGTTTATTCAACTCAGAACTGTAAGGAGAAAGCAATGACCCAACGGAATCTGAAGTGCCTCCTTCATGGGTATGTGTGTCTGTGTGTGATTGCATCCGTTTTGTTAACAGCGATTCTGTTCTCCACTGTGCCGGTCGCCAACGTGTCTGCTGGCTCAGCGCCCTCAGCACATCGCGCAGTCGGCTCGACCGTTGAACAAACAATCATTCGATCGGACCACACCGATCATCCTCTCATTTATTTGACCGATGGCCGCAGCCGAGCGACACCGCATGTCGGCGCTGAAGGGTTGAGCGACGTTCTGGAACGAGGGCTCGCCCAGCCTGTGACCCTAGCCTCCGGCGACGTCAACGAGGATGGCGTCGCTGATCTGGTCATCGGTTACACAAGCCCCATGGGCGGTCTCATCGCTGTTCATCGAGGCAACGTCCGCTCAATTTATCCTCATACGAGCGCGTCGGTGACGG
The Blastocatellia bacterium genome window above contains:
- a CDS encoding ABC transporter ATP-binding protein — its product is MGRTVISVLNDLNLSVRRGEMVAIVGASGAGKSTLLHLLGGLDRPTAGRVLFDGFDISKLGTVDLARFRSQVVGFMFQFHHLLPEFTALENVMMPLLIRGVRKPEAGERARAALSRVGLENRLKHRPAELSGGEQQRVALARALVTNPQLLLADEPTGNLDGRTGEKVFALVQQLHHLNSLTSLIATHNERLAAHCDRVLRLEDGQLYEERSRV
- a CDS encoding ABC transporter permease, translated to MMHADQLNVGQSPLRGAFETFVASRYLRAKRKQAVIAVITTIAVLGIGAGVAVLVIALALVTGFNEDIQTKLLSGTAHLNLLRSDGEPISDYQELVEQLRRVPGVTAAAATTYFNVIVAGAYQSGAIVKGVDLQASREANEVYNTIISGDVQSLAVTEPGQEGIILGKVLAKELNVKLGDYVTVISPQGRLTPFGVTPRQRQFRVGGVFHSGLYEYDSTWAYTSLSAAQQLVGLGDEATLIQMKVADIYNVKQIAQQVLSVVGSGYTTTDWQELNKPVFAALQIQRLVVVIVLTLMIFIAALNIITTLTMMVVEKTRDISILMAMGATPNSIMRIFMWQGLMVGAIGTCLGLIVGIATCLVADQYQLIRLPETIFSISYAPFHVRVRDAVAVGLLSLFISFVATIHPARQAARLNPAEGLRYE